Proteins found in one Balearica regulorum gibbericeps isolate bBalReg1 chromosome 17, bBalReg1.pri, whole genome shotgun sequence genomic segment:
- the COMT gene encoding catechol O-methyltransferase isoform X2 — MLESSSVLLFIVLLFILLLFVVLIKKNGTAALIWNEIIREKITNFIMNQSKEQRILNFVLQNAVRGDPCSVMDSIDKYCSQKEWAMNVGNEKGLILDKTVEEVNPSVALELGTYCGYSAVRIARLLKAGARLLTVEFNPEFAAIAKQMIEFAGVQDKVKLLEGPSEEIIPQLKKKYEVDTLDFVFLDHWKEKYAPDTILLQECNLLRKGSVLLADNIIVPGAPEFLKYIRNNPRFQCTNYPSHLEYMKVEDAMEKAVFLG, encoded by the exons atGCTGGAGAGCTCTTCAGTCCTTTTGTTCattgttctgcttttcattttgctgctctttgtgGTGCTCATCAAGAAAAACGGCACTGCTGCCCTTATCTGGAATGAAATAATCCGGGAGAAAATAACCAATTTCATCATGAATCAGAGCAAAGAACAGAGGATTTTAAATTTCGTGCTGCAGAATGCAGTCCGAGGAGACCCCTGTAGTGTGATGGACTCTATAGATAAGTACTGCTCCCAGAAGGAGTGGGCCATGAATGTGGGCAATGAAAAAG GTTTAATTCTAGACAAGACAGTGGAAGAAGTCAATCCATCAGTTGCACTGGAGCTGGGAACATACTGTGGCTACTCAGCAGTTAGGATTGCTCGGCTGCTGAAGGCAGGAGCTCGTCTTCTCACTGTGGAGTTCAACCCAGAATTTGCTGCTATAGCTAAACAGATGATTGAGTTTGCTGGAGTACAAGATAAG GTAAAACTCCTAGAAGGCCCTTCGGAGGAAATTATCCcccagctgaagaaaaaatatgaagtggATACTCTGGATTTTGTCTTCCTGGaccactggaaagagaaatacGCACCAGACACCATCTTGCTTCAG GAATGCAACTTGCTGAGGAAAGGCTCAGTTCTTCTGGCTGACAATATCATCGTCCCAGGAGCTCCAGAATTCCTTAAGTATATCCGCAACAACCCCCGTTTCCAATGCACTAACTACCCATCTCACCTGGAATATATGAAAGTGGAAGATGCTATGGAAAAGGCTGTGTTTTTGGGATAG
- the COMT gene encoding catechol O-methyltransferase isoform X1 — protein sequence MRSLHEMLESSSVLLFIVLLFILLLFVVLIKKNGTAALIWNEIIREKITNFIMNQSKEQRILNFVLQNAVRGDPCSVMDSIDKYCSQKEWAMNVGNEKGLILDKTVEEVNPSVALELGTYCGYSAVRIARLLKAGARLLTVEFNPEFAAIAKQMIEFAGVQDKVKLLEGPSEEIIPQLKKKYEVDTLDFVFLDHWKEKYAPDTILLQECNLLRKGSVLLADNIIVPGAPEFLKYIRNNPRFQCTNYPSHLEYMKVEDAMEKAVFLG from the exons ATGAGGTCTCTGCATGAG atGCTGGAGAGCTCTTCAGTCCTTTTGTTCattgttctgcttttcattttgctgctctttgtgGTGCTCATCAAGAAAAACGGCACTGCTGCCCTTATCTGGAATGAAATAATCCGGGAGAAAATAACCAATTTCATCATGAATCAGAGCAAAGAACAGAGGATTTTAAATTTCGTGCTGCAGAATGCAGTCCGAGGAGACCCCTGTAGTGTGATGGACTCTATAGATAAGTACTGCTCCCAGAAGGAGTGGGCCATGAATGTGGGCAATGAAAAAG GTTTAATTCTAGACAAGACAGTGGAAGAAGTCAATCCATCAGTTGCACTGGAGCTGGGAACATACTGTGGCTACTCAGCAGTTAGGATTGCTCGGCTGCTGAAGGCAGGAGCTCGTCTTCTCACTGTGGAGTTCAACCCAGAATTTGCTGCTATAGCTAAACAGATGATTGAGTTTGCTGGAGTACAAGATAAG GTAAAACTCCTAGAAGGCCCTTCGGAGGAAATTATCCcccagctgaagaaaaaatatgaagtggATACTCTGGATTTTGTCTTCCTGGaccactggaaagagaaatacGCACCAGACACCATCTTGCTTCAG GAATGCAACTTGCTGAGGAAAGGCTCAGTTCTTCTGGCTGACAATATCATCGTCCCAGGAGCTCCAGAATTCCTTAAGTATATCCGCAACAACCCCCGTTTCCAATGCACTAACTACCCATCTCACCTGGAATATATGAAAGTGGAAGATGCTATGGAAAAGGCTGTGTTTTTGGGATAG